Within Vicia villosa cultivar HV-30 ecotype Madison, WI unplaced genomic scaffold, Vvil1.0 scaffold7, whole genome shotgun sequence, the genomic segment cataaaagacacaaaccaatcatttctttttcttttgcctcgttggcattcttaagggcattgttatttccgctcgatcgcatcgtaggtcgtcccttatgcaagagtgcgaacgttaactccgcctaactaaaaaacacaaaaacaaacagaaaatcttgagccgagctacggtagctctgattcctgaaaaggatacgtaggcagcggggtagggcccgtgcgagtacaattctttattttccctaaattttgcattcattcgcatatatagacatagacatagtacacaccctttagatagaaacaaacatgggtggataccatcgagtacgatgggcgcgaggggtgctagcaccttccccttgcgtaaccgactcccgtaccttgattctctggtcgcaagactttgttcttattctttgctaggttttctgatattcctttcccttatgggataaatatattggtggcgactctgttcattttttcgcgagcgtgcgacagctggcgactctgctggggatgttgatagacctgtgctggtccattcttagcgagtcgatcctagcctttgtttgtttcttttattgggtgtttatttgtttgcttatatgttttcattttgtatatatgcttgcatatcatgtttatttcttgcttgcatatcatgtttactttccgcatgcatctggactatattatgggtccccgtgggggccacatattttctctatttgcaggttgggtgggatgattctatgaggtaaaaggcccattacccaggctatgtgtgaaccataggaaccctagggtAGAGTGgtagcatggtttgtctcgaggtgtacgtctcgggatggattatgtgaccacgagcagagtagtggtttcaaacggaggtattatcgtcacccgcatccgcgctgtgaggatgcttaccttcgggcggaccgtatactgcgtttcatgaccttaccctggcctagattcacctatgagtggggagggatatacatgacaggtattGTTGGTGACTATTCCATTTTGTTGGTGGTTATTGTTCTTATGGCTGTGTGGCacctatgtcggacctttgaCCTTATGACAATCGATTCTGCTCAGAGACAACACAACAACTCTCCCATGTTGGGAGAACCTCCattgcatcattttcatcatggcatatttaatttccaaaaaaaatgagagaagaaaagatgtaataaaaaaaaagaaaaaagaagaaaaaagaaaagaaaaaaaatagtattatttctcatatgcatgTCGTTTTTCAGGGTATCTGAGGTTATTACTTTTCATTCaggatggctaacaacgtgaccgctacCAAAGAGGCTACCAAGCGTACATTCACCTGCAGTTTCTTCCGTGAGGATATGACACGTCTGATTCAGTTGAGCACTTTAGTTACTGGGCATAACTTGGATGAGTTCAGAAAGACGTATGGCCATATCTTACACATCTTGACTTCTCACGTTGATGAATGGGCTCTATACACGCTTCTTCAGTTCTATGATTCTGAGCTAcgttgttttacctttcgagACTATCAACTGGCTCCTACCCTTGAAGAGTATGCTGACATTCTCAAGATTAAGGTTCAACGTAAAATCCCTTTTGTGTGTGTACCTGAGAAGCCAAGAATGGACCAAATTGCtagtgctctttatttgagcatgaaggaCGTTACAGgtaactggaagcctaatggtggaaccCACGGATTGCATGTGAAATATCTGATAAAGAAGGCCGATGCCCTTGCTgttgagaagaaatggaaagaattcaaCGCTCTCCTAGCCGttatgatctatggtttggtgttgttcccgaATATTCCGAATTTCGTCGATCTAACTGCTGTTTGTCTCTTCATGGATCAAAATCCTGTGCCCACTCTTCTAGCGGATACTTATTATACCATTCACTCCAGGTATGGGAAGAAAGGATCAGTTGGGGGTTGTTTACCGTTGCTATATGAGTGGTTCACTTGACACTTGCCTAAAAATGGGCCGTTTGTTACGACGAAAGACTCacagaaatggcctcaaaggatcatggggcttactgCAAACGACATTGTCTGGTGTCCTATCGGAATGGGCATAGAGGAAGTTATAACTAGTTGTGGCACTTTTGACAATgttcccctcataggaacgagaggtgttatcaattataatcctaagctagcgctacgtcagttgggttttgcacttaaagacaagcctttggacaaagagatattCGAATCCGTTTGCTTTGAGAAGGGAACTGATCCAGAGGGATtgaaaaaagtaagaagcgcctGGAATAACATCCACACAGATGACCGGACTTCCCTAGGTGAGAAAAATGCTATTGCCAACCAAGCCTATACAAATTGGGTCGAGGATAGGGTTAAAGACcgcctgttgcctttcccgaaggttaacccATTGTACGAGATACCACCTAAGGTTCCAACTGCCACTGTGCCTGCTGAGAATTGCATCCAAGCGAATATGGAAGGCACCCATTTGCATGAAAAGGGTTCCAACGCGCAACTAAAACATTATCTTGTAAACCAGGAAAAGACTGAGTTGACACGCGAAGCCGAAATGCTGAAGG encodes:
- the LOC131643147 gene encoding uncharacterized protein LOC131643147; translation: MANNVTATKEATKRTFTCSFFREDMTRLIQLSTLVTGHNLDEFRKTYGHILHILTSHVDEWALYTLLQFYDSELRCFTFRDYQLAPTLEEYADILKIKVQRKIPFVCVPEKPRMDQIASALYLSMKDVTGNWKPNGGTHGLHVKYLIKKADALAVEKKWKEFNALLAVMIYGLVLFPNIPNFVDLTAVCLFMDQNPVPTLLADTYYTIHSRYGKKGSVGGCLPLLYEWFT